One Setaria viridis chromosome 5, Setaria_viridis_v4.0, whole genome shotgun sequence genomic region harbors:
- the LOC117857261 gene encoding transcriptional corepressor LEUNIG isoform X1, producing the protein MSQSQSQSQSQSQSQTNWEADKMLDVYIYDYFVKRNLQATAKAFQAEGKVSSDPVAIDAPGGFLFEWWSVFWDIFIARTNEKHSDVAASYIETQLIKAREQQHQQPPQQQQQQQQIQMQQMLLQRAAQQQQQQQQQQQQQRRDGSLLNGAASGFSGNDPLIRQNPATANSMAAKMYEERLKLPPQRDSLDEASMKLQQRYGENAGQVIDPNQALLKAAATGQSSGQILHGTASGLSGTPQQVQARSPQPPTTEQNIRTEINPMLTPRTAGTEGSLIGLQAGSNQAGNNLTLKGWPLTGLDQLRSGILQQKSFMQSPQQFQQLQFLTPQQQQQLLLHAQQNIPSSIGDVDTRRLRMLLNNRNVVLGQDGQTNSGGDIIPNLGSPGQSGGSRNDIDMLIKKKLALLQQQQQQQQSQQHSHSQQQLQQPALSGQQSQSSNQLLHQHGKSGVGSMPIDGNLPNSFGFPEQASKKRKKPVSSSGRANSSGTANTAGPSPSSAPSTPSTHTPGDAMSMPQLQYNGGPSKPLMMFGSDGTGSLTSPANPLADVDRLLEDGSLDENVESFLSQDDMDPRETMGRCMDSSKGLGFTEVAKARVSTNKVVCCHFSLDGKLLATGGHDKKVVLWFTDMLKPKSTLEEHSLLITDVRFSPGMTRLATSSFDKTVRVWDADNPGYSLRTFTGHSASVMSLDFHPNKEDIVCSCDSDGEVRCWSITNGSCVTCVRVFNEGATQLRFQPHQGKYLATASEKAISILDAETLQVCRTPLQGHVQIIQSVCWDAAGNYLASVSEDSVKVWSFKSGNDVECIHELNCSGNKFHSCVFHPNYPYLLIIGCYESLELWDIREKNTVTISNAHEGMVAALAASHSTGLVASVSHDQLVKLWK; encoded by the exons ATGTCGCAGTCACAGTCGCAGTCGCAGTCGCAGTCGCAGTCGCAGACCAACTGGGAGGCGGATAAGAT GCTGGATGTGTACATATATGACTATTTTGTCAAGAGGAACCTGCAGGCAACTGCTAAGGCCTTCCAAGCAGAAGGGAAGGTCTCATCAGATCCAGTTG CTATTGATGCTCCTGGTGGCTTTCTCTTTGAGTGGTGGTCTGTATTTTGGGATATATTCATAGCGCGAACAAATGAGAAGCACTCAGATGTCGCAGCATCATATATCGAG ACTCAGCTAATCAAAGCAAGGGAACAGCAGCACCAACAACCACctcaacaacagcagcagcagcagcaaatacAAATGCAACAAATGTTGTTACAGAGAGctgcacagcagcagcaacagcagcagcagcagcagcagcagcagcgtagAGATGGTTCTCTTCTTAATGGTGCTGCAAGTGGATTTTCTGGAAATGATCCTTTAATCCGACAAAATCCAGCTACTGCGAATTCGATGGCGGCCAAAATGTATGAAGAGAGGTTAAAGCTCCCTCCCCAGAGAGATTCTCTGGATGAGGCGTCAATGAAG TTACAGCAAAGATATGGAGAAAATGCTGGACAAGTAATTGATCCAAACCAAGCATTATTGAAAGCAGCTGCAACTGGACAATCCTCTGG GCAAATTTTGCATGGAACTGCTAGTGGTTTGTCAGGCACTCCGCAACAAGTTCAGGCAAGAAGCCCACAACCGCCTACGACAGAACAG AATATTAGGACCGAGATCAATCCAATGTTGACACCCAGAACTGCAGGCACTGAGGGTTCATTGATTGGTCTCCAAG CAGGATCTAATCAGGCTGGAAACAATTTAACTCTGAAAGGTTGGCCACTCACG GGACTTGATCAACTTCGCTCTGGAATTCTGCAGCAGAAGTCATTTATGCAATCTCCACAACAATTTCAGCAGCTTCAGTTTCTGAcgccacagcagcagcaacagctttTGCTGCATGCACAGCAAAATATACCTTCCTCAataggtgatgttgataccaGAAGATTAAGGATGCTTCTTAACAACAGGAATGTGGTCCTTGGACAGGATGGGCAGACAAATAGTGGTGGTGATATTATTCCAAATCTTGGTTCTCCTGGCCAAAGTGGTGGATCGCGTAATGATATTGATATGCTAATAAAG AAGAAACTTGCTCTtctacagcagcagcagcaacagcaacagtcgCAGCAGCACAGTCACAGCCAGCAGCAGCTTCAGCAACCTGCGCTCTCTGGACAGCAGTCTCAAAGCTCAAACCAGCTTCTTCATCAGCATGGAAAGTCAGGAGTAGGAAGCATGCCTATTGATGGAAACTTGCCAAACTCGTTTGGATTTCCTGAACAA GCAtcaaagaagagaaagaaaccTGTCTCATCCTCTGGTAGAGCTAATAGTTCAGGAACAGCGAACACTGCTGGGCCATCTCCTAGCTCTGCACCCtcaacaccttccactcacacACCAGGAGATGCAATGTCCATGCCACAGCTGCAGTATAATGGTGGCCCTTCGAAACCATTGATGATGTTTGGCTCCGATGGCACGGGAAGCTTGACTTCGCCAGCCAACCCGCTG GCTGACGTTGACCGTTTGCTGGAAGATGGTTCCTTGGATGAAAATGTAGAGTCTTTTTTATCCCAAGATGACATGGATCCTCGAGAAACTATGGGACGCTGCATGGATTCTAGTAAAG GATTGGGTTTTACTGAGGTTGCAAAAGCCCGTGTAAGTACCAACAAAGTAGTTTGTTGCCATTTTTCGTTGGATGGGAAACTTCTTGCTACTGGAGGCCATGATAAAAAG GTCGTTTTATGGTTTACAGATATGCTGAAACCTAAATCTACACTAGAAGAGCACTCATTACTAATTACAGATGTTCGCTTTAGCCCTGGCATGACCCGCCTTGCAACATCTTCCTTTGACAAAACCGTGCGGGTTTGGGATGCTGACAAT CCAGGATATTCGCTCCGTACTTTTACAGGCCATTCAGCATCTGTCATGTCGCTTGATTTTCATCCAAACAAAGAAGACATCGTTTGTTCGTGTGATAGTGATGGGGAAGTACGGTGTTGGAGCATAACTAATGGTAGCTGTGTGACCTGTGTCAGGGTTTTCAAT GAAGGTGCTACTCAGTTGAGATTTCAACCTCACCAAGGTAAATATCTAGCAACTGCCTCAGAAAAGGCAATATCCATACTGGATGCGGAGACGCTACAAGTTTGTCGAACTCCTTTGCAG GGACACGTACAGATTATTCAATCAGTATGTTGGGATGCTGCGGGTAACTATCTGGCCTCTGTCAGTGAAGATTCTGTCAAGGTGTGGTCATTTAAGTCGGGGAATGACGTCGAATGCATACATGAGCTGAATTGCAGCGGGAACAAGTTTCATTCGTGTGTCTTCCACCCAAATTACCCTTATTTGCTTATAATTGGTTGTTATGAG TCTCTGGAACTTTGGGACATAAGGGAGAAGAACACCGTGACCATCAGCAACGCGCATGAGGGCATGGTCGCAGCCCTTGCTGCGTCACATTCAACAGGGCTAGTAGCATCAGTGAGCCATGATCAGCTCGTCAAGCTCTGGAAATGA
- the LOC117857261 gene encoding transcriptional corepressor LEUNIG isoform X2: MSQSQSQSQSQSQSQTNWEADKMLDVYIYDYFVKRNLQATAKAFQAEGKVSSDPVAIDAPGGFLFEWWSVFWDIFIARTNEKHSDVAASYIETQLIKAREQQHQQPPQQQQQQQQIQMQQMLLQRAAQQQQQQQQQQQQQRRDGSLLNGAASGFSGNDPLIRQNPATANSMAAKMYEERLKLPPQRDSLDEASMKLQQRYGENAGQVIDPNQALLKAAATGQSSGQILHGTASGLSGTPQQVQARSPQPPTTEQNIRTEINPMLTPRTAGTEGSLIGLQGSNQAGNNLTLKGWPLTGLDQLRSGILQQKSFMQSPQQFQQLQFLTPQQQQQLLLHAQQNIPSSIGDVDTRRLRMLLNNRNVVLGQDGQTNSGGDIIPNLGSPGQSGGSRNDIDMLIKKKLALLQQQQQQQQSQQHSHSQQQLQQPALSGQQSQSSNQLLHQHGKSGVGSMPIDGNLPNSFGFPEQASKKRKKPVSSSGRANSSGTANTAGPSPSSAPSTPSTHTPGDAMSMPQLQYNGGPSKPLMMFGSDGTGSLTSPANPLADVDRLLEDGSLDENVESFLSQDDMDPRETMGRCMDSSKGLGFTEVAKARVSTNKVVCCHFSLDGKLLATGGHDKKVVLWFTDMLKPKSTLEEHSLLITDVRFSPGMTRLATSSFDKTVRVWDADNPGYSLRTFTGHSASVMSLDFHPNKEDIVCSCDSDGEVRCWSITNGSCVTCVRVFNEGATQLRFQPHQGKYLATASEKAISILDAETLQVCRTPLQGHVQIIQSVCWDAAGNYLASVSEDSVKVWSFKSGNDVECIHELNCSGNKFHSCVFHPNYPYLLIIGCYESLELWDIREKNTVTISNAHEGMVAALAASHSTGLVASVSHDQLVKLWK; encoded by the exons ATGTCGCAGTCACAGTCGCAGTCGCAGTCGCAGTCGCAGTCGCAGACCAACTGGGAGGCGGATAAGAT GCTGGATGTGTACATATATGACTATTTTGTCAAGAGGAACCTGCAGGCAACTGCTAAGGCCTTCCAAGCAGAAGGGAAGGTCTCATCAGATCCAGTTG CTATTGATGCTCCTGGTGGCTTTCTCTTTGAGTGGTGGTCTGTATTTTGGGATATATTCATAGCGCGAACAAATGAGAAGCACTCAGATGTCGCAGCATCATATATCGAG ACTCAGCTAATCAAAGCAAGGGAACAGCAGCACCAACAACCACctcaacaacagcagcagcagcagcaaatacAAATGCAACAAATGTTGTTACAGAGAGctgcacagcagcagcaacagcagcagcagcagcagcagcagcagcgtagAGATGGTTCTCTTCTTAATGGTGCTGCAAGTGGATTTTCTGGAAATGATCCTTTAATCCGACAAAATCCAGCTACTGCGAATTCGATGGCGGCCAAAATGTATGAAGAGAGGTTAAAGCTCCCTCCCCAGAGAGATTCTCTGGATGAGGCGTCAATGAAG TTACAGCAAAGATATGGAGAAAATGCTGGACAAGTAATTGATCCAAACCAAGCATTATTGAAAGCAGCTGCAACTGGACAATCCTCTGG GCAAATTTTGCATGGAACTGCTAGTGGTTTGTCAGGCACTCCGCAACAAGTTCAGGCAAGAAGCCCACAACCGCCTACGACAGAACAG AATATTAGGACCGAGATCAATCCAATGTTGACACCCAGAACTGCAGGCACTGAGGGTTCATTGATTGGTCTCCAAG GATCTAATCAGGCTGGAAACAATTTAACTCTGAAAGGTTGGCCACTCACG GGACTTGATCAACTTCGCTCTGGAATTCTGCAGCAGAAGTCATTTATGCAATCTCCACAACAATTTCAGCAGCTTCAGTTTCTGAcgccacagcagcagcaacagctttTGCTGCATGCACAGCAAAATATACCTTCCTCAataggtgatgttgataccaGAAGATTAAGGATGCTTCTTAACAACAGGAATGTGGTCCTTGGACAGGATGGGCAGACAAATAGTGGTGGTGATATTATTCCAAATCTTGGTTCTCCTGGCCAAAGTGGTGGATCGCGTAATGATATTGATATGCTAATAAAG AAGAAACTTGCTCTtctacagcagcagcagcaacagcaacagtcgCAGCAGCACAGTCACAGCCAGCAGCAGCTTCAGCAACCTGCGCTCTCTGGACAGCAGTCTCAAAGCTCAAACCAGCTTCTTCATCAGCATGGAAAGTCAGGAGTAGGAAGCATGCCTATTGATGGAAACTTGCCAAACTCGTTTGGATTTCCTGAACAA GCAtcaaagaagagaaagaaaccTGTCTCATCCTCTGGTAGAGCTAATAGTTCAGGAACAGCGAACACTGCTGGGCCATCTCCTAGCTCTGCACCCtcaacaccttccactcacacACCAGGAGATGCAATGTCCATGCCACAGCTGCAGTATAATGGTGGCCCTTCGAAACCATTGATGATGTTTGGCTCCGATGGCACGGGAAGCTTGACTTCGCCAGCCAACCCGCTG GCTGACGTTGACCGTTTGCTGGAAGATGGTTCCTTGGATGAAAATGTAGAGTCTTTTTTATCCCAAGATGACATGGATCCTCGAGAAACTATGGGACGCTGCATGGATTCTAGTAAAG GATTGGGTTTTACTGAGGTTGCAAAAGCCCGTGTAAGTACCAACAAAGTAGTTTGTTGCCATTTTTCGTTGGATGGGAAACTTCTTGCTACTGGAGGCCATGATAAAAAG GTCGTTTTATGGTTTACAGATATGCTGAAACCTAAATCTACACTAGAAGAGCACTCATTACTAATTACAGATGTTCGCTTTAGCCCTGGCATGACCCGCCTTGCAACATCTTCCTTTGACAAAACCGTGCGGGTTTGGGATGCTGACAAT CCAGGATATTCGCTCCGTACTTTTACAGGCCATTCAGCATCTGTCATGTCGCTTGATTTTCATCCAAACAAAGAAGACATCGTTTGTTCGTGTGATAGTGATGGGGAAGTACGGTGTTGGAGCATAACTAATGGTAGCTGTGTGACCTGTGTCAGGGTTTTCAAT GAAGGTGCTACTCAGTTGAGATTTCAACCTCACCAAGGTAAATATCTAGCAACTGCCTCAGAAAAGGCAATATCCATACTGGATGCGGAGACGCTACAAGTTTGTCGAACTCCTTTGCAG GGACACGTACAGATTATTCAATCAGTATGTTGGGATGCTGCGGGTAACTATCTGGCCTCTGTCAGTGAAGATTCTGTCAAGGTGTGGTCATTTAAGTCGGGGAATGACGTCGAATGCATACATGAGCTGAATTGCAGCGGGAACAAGTTTCATTCGTGTGTCTTCCACCCAAATTACCCTTATTTGCTTATAATTGGTTGTTATGAG TCTCTGGAACTTTGGGACATAAGGGAGAAGAACACCGTGACCATCAGCAACGCGCATGAGGGCATGGTCGCAGCCCTTGCTGCGTCACATTCAACAGGGCTAGTAGCATCAGTGAGCCATGATCAGCTCGTCAAGCTCTGGAAATGA